A single region of the Hippopotamus amphibius kiboko isolate mHipAmp2 chromosome 6, mHipAmp2.hap2, whole genome shotgun sequence genome encodes:
- the MRPL18 gene encoding 39S ribosomal protein L18, mitochondrial isoform X1: MALRSQFWELLSVCRISGCRVAAISTSSKPAVKPEADPLGNEAVAPEFTNRNPRNLELLAVARKERGWGTVWPSREFWHRLRVIRSQHHIEALVEHRNGQVVVSASTREWAIKKHLYSTRNVVACESVGRVLAQRCLEAGINFMVYQPTPWEAASDSMKQLQSAMTEGGVVLQEPRRIYE; this comes from the exons ATGGCACTTCGGTCGCAGTTCTGGGAGTTGTTGTCGGTTTGCAGGATCTCCG GGTGTCGGGTGGCAGCGATCTCAACCAGTTCCAAGCCAGCGGTGAAGCCTGAAGCGGACCCCTTGGGAAATGAAGCTGTTGCCCCAGAGTTCACCAACCGGAACCCCCGGAATCTGGAGCTCTTGGCTGTAGCCAGAAAAGAGCGGGGTTGGGGGACCGTGTGGCCGTCCCGCGAGTTCTGGCACAG GTTGCGAGTTATAAGGAGTCAGCATCACATAGAAGCACTTGTTGAACATCGCAATGGCCAGGTTGTGGTTTCGGCATCCACGCGTGAATGGGCCATTAAAAAGCACCTTTACAGCACCAGAAATGTGGTGGCTTGTGAGAGTGTAGGACGAGTGCTGGCACAgcggtgcttggaagcaggaatCAACTTCATGGTCTACCAACCAACTCCTTGGGAGGCAGCCTCAGACTcg ATGAAACAACTACAGAGTGCCATGACGGAAGGTGGCGTAGTGCTGCAGGAGCCTCGGAGAATCTACGAGTAA
- the MRPL18 gene encoding 39S ribosomal protein L18, mitochondrial isoform X2 translates to MALRSQFWELLSVCRISGCRVAAISTSSKPAVKPEADPLGNEAVAPEFTNRNPRNLELLAVARKERGWGTVWPSREFWHRLRVIRSQHHIEALVEHRNGQVVVSASTHETTTECHDGRWRSAAGASENLRVKQKHCLELVKLSALQSSEESLWKNCQLGHLI, encoded by the exons ATGGCACTTCGGTCGCAGTTCTGGGAGTTGTTGTCGGTTTGCAGGATCTCCG GGTGTCGGGTGGCAGCGATCTCAACCAGTTCCAAGCCAGCGGTGAAGCCTGAAGCGGACCCCTTGGGAAATGAAGCTGTTGCCCCAGAGTTCACCAACCGGAACCCCCGGAATCTGGAGCTCTTGGCTGTAGCCAGAAAAGAGCGGGGTTGGGGGACCGTGTGGCCGTCCCGCGAGTTCTGGCACAG GTTGCGAGTTATAAGGAGTCAGCATCACATAGAAGCACTTGTTGAACATCGCAATGGCCAGGTTGTGGTTTCGGCATCCACGC ATGAAACAACTACAGAGTGCCATGACGGAAGGTGGCGTAGTGCTGCAGGAGCCTCGGAGAATCTACGAGTAAAGCAGAAGCATTGTTTGGAACTTGTAAAGCTGTCAGCTCTTCAGTCATCAGAAGAGAGCCTCTGGAAGAACTGCCAGCTTGGACATCTTATATGA